One Nocardia iowensis DNA window includes the following coding sequences:
- a CDS encoding pyridoxamine 5'-phosphate oxidase family protein yields the protein MAKVFSHLNDALRKFISEQPMFFVATAPSEGGRVNLSPKGYRDTFAVLDDHTFAYLDLYGSGTETIAHLRENGRITIMFCSFNRTSKILRLFGTGRVVRPDSAEFDTLRPHFGLQHPGIRGAIVVSIDRIADSCGYSVPYLELVDERPVLDALHGRRTDDDYARRIVGDNAASVDGLPALEPDHPLPSAIPR from the coding sequence ATGGCGAAGGTCTTTTCGCATCTCAATGACGCGCTGCGCAAGTTCATCAGCGAGCAACCGATGTTCTTCGTAGCGACCGCACCCTCCGAGGGCGGACGGGTCAATCTGTCCCCCAAGGGTTACCGCGACACCTTCGCCGTCCTCGACGACCACACCTTCGCATACCTCGACCTCTACGGCAGCGGCACGGAAACCATCGCGCACCTGCGCGAGAACGGGCGCATCACCATAATGTTCTGCTCGTTCAACCGCACCTCGAAGATCCTGCGGCTCTTCGGCACCGGCCGGGTGGTTCGTCCCGACTCCGCCGAATTCGACACTCTCCGACCGCATTTCGGCCTGCAGCACCCCGGCATCCGCGGCGCCATCGTGGTCTCCATCGATCGCATCGCCGATTCCTGCGGCTACTCGGTGCCCTACCTCGAACTCGTCGACGAACGCCCGGTGCTGGACGCTCTGCATGGCCGCCGCACCGACGACGACTACGCGCGCCGGATCGTCGGCGACAACGCGGCGAGCGTCGACGGCCTCCCTGCTCTCGAACCGGACCACCCGCTGCCCTCCGCCATACCACGGTAA
- a CDS encoding PaaI family thioesterase, which translates to MSDEVETPPFAEIVNGALEFTIPIAHKMGVSAVEVRRGFAATTVPIEGNGNHFGVMYAGVLFTVAEILGGAIAIATFDNSAYYPLVKDLHVFFRKPAKTDVRAEASLSADEIARIADEAAANGKSDFTLKAVVTDANCVVVAETEGLYQLRAHGK; encoded by the coding sequence ATGAGTGACGAGGTGGAGACGCCGCCGTTCGCGGAGATCGTCAACGGGGCACTGGAATTCACCATCCCGATCGCGCACAAGATGGGGGTGTCGGCGGTCGAGGTGCGGCGTGGGTTCGCGGCGACGACGGTGCCGATCGAGGGCAACGGGAACCATTTCGGCGTGATGTACGCGGGGGTGCTGTTCACGGTTGCCGAGATCCTCGGTGGGGCGATCGCGATCGCGACCTTCGACAACTCCGCGTACTACCCCCTGGTCAAGGATTTGCACGTGTTCTTCCGCAAGCCGGCGAAGACCGATGTGCGGGCGGAAGCGAGCCTGTCGGCGGACGAGATCGCCCGGATCGCCGACGAGGCCGCCGCCAACGGGAAGTCCGATTTCACGTTGAAAGCCGTGGTCACCGACGCCAATTGCGTGGTGGTCGCGGAAACCGAGGGGCTCTATCAATTGCGAGCGCACGGCAAGTAG
- a CDS encoding SMP-30/gluconolactonase/LRE family protein: MSIMKKTAATMATLTFTALSAVAAPAANAAPVCAGAGQPAVVAAALPGALEGLTVDARGRAYTTDLATGRVYRIDAPGAAPVPIATVPSGGGGALAWTPDGKLLVGYGADARAFVGDALRHAGIIQLDPETGAIAPVATGLSAANGMDVAQDGTVYATNDFGNIVGRVSPNGAVQADWASFPGANGAVLGKDDEYLYVGRTFVNPGVSRIPTANPRASQSLLDLAGADALAAPDGLTLDSLDRPIVPLNTAGQVIRVDAPNQYCVLGGGNPMTSVVTYGRGTQGFAAGRLFGATFTGVVYEIPGGFDPNARTATP; this comes from the coding sequence ATGAGCATCATGAAGAAGACGGCGGCCACGATGGCGACGCTGACGTTCACGGCGCTGTCGGCGGTTGCCGCGCCCGCGGCGAACGCCGCGCCGGTGTGCGCGGGCGCGGGACAGCCCGCTGTGGTGGCAGCCGCGCTACCCGGGGCGCTGGAGGGATTGACCGTCGATGCGCGTGGCCGGGCCTATACGACGGACCTGGCGACCGGGCGGGTGTATCGCATCGACGCACCAGGCGCGGCGCCGGTGCCCATCGCGACCGTGCCGAGCGGCGGCGGGGGCGCGCTCGCCTGGACTCCGGACGGCAAATTGCTGGTCGGCTATGGCGCGGACGCACGGGCTTTCGTCGGCGACGCGCTGCGCCATGCCGGAATCATCCAGCTCGACCCGGAGACCGGAGCGATCGCGCCCGTTGCGACGGGACTCAGCGCCGCCAACGGCATGGACGTGGCGCAGGACGGAACTGTCTACGCCACCAACGACTTCGGCAACATCGTCGGCCGGGTCTCGCCGAACGGCGCGGTCCAAGCAGATTGGGCATCATTCCCCGGCGCGAACGGGGCGGTTCTCGGCAAGGACGACGAATACCTCTACGTGGGAAGGACATTCGTCAACCCAGGGGTGAGCCGAATCCCTACCGCCAACCCGCGCGCATCCCAGTCACTGCTCGATCTCGCCGGAGCCGACGCGCTCGCCGCGCCGGACGGGCTGACACTGGATTCGCTGGACCGGCCCATAGTCCCGCTCAACACGGCAGGCCAGGTCATCCGCGTCGACGCCCCGAACCAATACTGCGTTCTCGGCGGCGGCAACCCGATGACGAGCGTCGTCACCTACGGTCGAGGCACCCAAGGTTTCGCCGCGGGCCGCCTGTTCGGCGCCACCTTCACCGGCGTGGTCTACGAAATCCCCGGCGGATTCGACCCGAACGCCCGCACCGCGACCCCTTAG